CGGCGGTGGCGGGTTGGTCGCTTGCGCCAGGTTGGCGATCGTCGGCCACGCCGTGCCGGCGCCATAATGCTGCGCCAGTTGCTCGATGGGCCCATCGGGCAGCGCCAGTGGCGGGGCCGGGCGCGCGCGCGCGGCTTTGAACCGCCGCAGCTCGCCACGATTGAGCCACATGCCCTCACAGGCGCGGCAGCGCTCGATGCGCACGTCTTCCGGCAGCAGCGGATCGCGAAAGCGCGCCATCGCGATGCGGCAGCGCGGGCACTTCGGCTCGCGTTTGACCGCGGCCACCGGCGCCCACAGCGTCGGCTGATCGACCGGGTCCAGCCGTGCGACCTCGGCGCCGTCGACGGGGAACAACTCCCAGCGGTCGCACCACAGGCCGCCGCAGCGCGGGCACTGATCGAGCGCGAGCAGATAGCCGCTGCGCGCCCGCGCGGCGACTGGCTGCAGCGTCACATCACAATTAGGGCAACTGGGCTCACTCATGGGTGCCCCCTTG
This is a stretch of genomic DNA from Deltaproteobacteria bacterium. It encodes these proteins:
- a CDS encoding zf-TFIIB domain-containing protein, yielding MSEPSCPNCDVTLQPVAARARSGYLLALDQCPRCGGLWCDRWELFPVDGAEVARLDPVDQPTLWAPVAAVKREPKCPRCRIAMARFRDPLLPEDVRIERCRACEGMWLNRGELRRFKAARARPAPPLALPDGPIEQLAQHYGAGTAWPTIANLAQATNPPPPPDEPPDLTPQLMQSAAWLALRALLRLLLHI